One part of the Neoarius graeffei isolate fNeoGra1 chromosome 2, fNeoGra1.pri, whole genome shotgun sequence genome encodes these proteins:
- the LOC132879957 gene encoding tripartite motif-containing protein 16-like has protein sequence MFTLFSLFFSFILDFCYLTLDPNTAHRRLILSEKNRAVRWSEREQRYSDHPERFDSWTQVLCKESVCGRCYWEVERSGAGVVSISVSYRDISRKGRGDECRFGFHNQSWSLRCSSSSLSFYHNSIETDLRVPSASRIGVYVDHSAGTLSFYSVSDTMKLLHRVHTTFTQTLYAGFGLNLDSTVRLCDPE, from the coding sequence atgttcacattgttcagtttgtttttctcttttattttagatttctgttatctgactctggatcccaacacggcacatcgtcgcctcattctgtctgagaagaacagagcggtgagatggagtgagagagagcagcgttactctgatcatccagagagatttgattcctggactcaggtgttgtgtaaggagagtgtgtgtggacgctgttactgggaggtggagcggAGCGGTGCTGGTGTTGTgtccatatcagtctcatatagagacatcagcaggaaaggacgggGTGATGAGTGTCGGTTTGGATTCcacaatcagtcctggagtctgcggtgttcttcttcttctctctctttctatcacaacagcattgagactgatctcagagttccatcagcctccagaataggagtgtatgtggatcacagtgcaggaactctgtccttctacagcgtctctgacacgatgaagctcctccacagagtccacaccacattcactcagactctatacgctgggtttgggCTCAACTTGGAttctacagtgagattgtgtgacccagaataa
- the LOC132868729 gene encoding E3 ubiquitin/ISG15 ligase TRIM25-like, producing MAEASISVAQDQFMCPVCLDLLKDPVAIPCGHSFCKVCINGCWDQEEQKGVYSCPQCRDTFTTRPVLRRNNMLDEVVEKLKKTEVQAASPAHCYAGPGDVECDFCTRRKHKAVKSCPICLTSFCEIHLKPHLEVPALKKHTLIEASAKLQEKICSEHNKLIEIYCRTDQAWICYLCMLEKHKDHDAVSVATERAEKQSELKEEQMKSQQRIQEKQKKVQELKQAVNTIKF from the exons atggccgaggccagtatttcagtagctcaagaccagttcatgtgtccagtgtgtctggatctcctgaaggatccggtggctatcccctgtggtcacagtttctgtaaggtgtgtattaatggctgctgggatcaggaggaacagaagggcgtctacagctgtcctcagtgcagagacactttcacgacaaggcctgttctacgcagaaacaacatgctggatgaagtggtggagaaactgaagaagactgaagtccaagctgcttctcctgctcactgttacgctggacctggagatgtggagtgtgatttctgcaccaggagaaaacacaaagccgtcaagtcctgtcCGATTTGTTTGACTTCATTTTGTGAAAttcatctgaaacctcatcttgaagttcctgctttgaaaaaacacacattaattgaagcctcagcaaaactccaagagaagatctgctctgaacataacaagctgattgagatctactgtcgtactgatcaagCCTGGATCTGTTATCTGTGCATGTTGGAGAAACATAAAGACCATGACGCTGTTTCAGTTGCAACAGAAAGAGCtgaaaaacag agtgagttaaaggaggagcagatgaaatcccagcaaagaattcaggagaagcagaagaaggtgcaggagctgaaacaggctgtgaacactataaa gttttag
- the LOC132868735 gene encoding tripartite motif-containing protein 16-like translates to MAEASISVAQDQFMCPVCLDLLKDPVTIPCGHSFCKVCINGCWDQEDQKGVYSCPQCRDTFTTRPVLRRNNMLDEVVEKLKKTEVQAASPAHCYAGPGDVECDFCTGRKHKAVKSCLMCLTSFCEIHLKPHLERPALKKHTLIEASAKLQEKICSEHGEVLKIYCRTDQTCVCYLCTLEKHKDHDAVSVATERAEKQVLASGQLFPSFTQTHVSIFLSTAAAVQIISEPEPQSREEFLKYFCYLTLDPNTAHRLLILSEKNRALRVSEREQRYSDHPERFDYCRQVLCKERVCGRCYWEVEWSGAAGDVSISVSYKDISRKGEGNECGFGYNSQSWSLWCSSSSLSFYHNSIKTDLGVPSPSRIGVYVDHSAGTLSFYSVSVVFSACSKTRSCCKSSCVSFSEDTELMLKGCVCFSDVVLLCKTETPNNNLIVFTYYRIISGVLILKCDFTAYTSWTERKDKMGKEHK, encoded by the exons atggccgaggccagtatttcagtagctcaggaccagtttatgtgtccagtgtgtctggatctcctgaaggatccggtgactatcccctgtggtcacagtttctgtaaggtgtgtattaatggctgctgggatcaggaggatcagaagggcgtctacagctgtcctcagtgcagagacactttcacgacaaggcctgttctacgcagaaacaacatgctggatgaagtggtggagaaactgaagaagactgaagtccaagctgcttctcctgctcactgttacgctggacctggagatgtggagtgtgatttctgcaccggaagaaaacacaaagccgtcaagtcctgtctgatgtgtttgacttcattttgtgaaattcatctgaaacctcatcttgaacgtcctgctttgaaaaaacacacattaattgaagcctcagcaaaactccaagagaagatctgctctgaacatggTGAAGTGCTGaagatctactgtcgtactgatcaaacctGCGTCTGTTATTTGTGCACGTTGGAGAAACACAAAGACCATGACGCTGTTTCAGTTGCAacagaaagagctgagaaacag gttttagcttctggac aactctttccatcttttacacaaactcatgtttctatttttctctccacagctgcagcagttcagatcatttcagaaccagaaccacagagcagagaagagtttctgaaat atttctgttatctgactctggatcccaacacggcacatcgtctcctcattctgtctgagaagaacagagcgctgagagtcagtgagagagagcagcgttactctgatcatccagagagatttgattactgcaggcaggtgttgtgtaaggagagagtgtgtggacgctgttactgggaggtggagtggagcggtgCTGCTGGTGATGTgtccatatcagtctcatataaagacatcagcaggaaaggagagggtaatgagtgtgggtttggatacaacagtcagtcctggagtctgtggtgttcttcttcttctctctctttctatcacaacagcattaagactgatctcggagttccatccccctccagaataggagtgtatgtggatcacagtgcaggaactctgtccttctacagcgtctctgtaGTTTTTAGTGCTTGTAGTAAGACACGGTCCTGCTGTAAATCCTCTTGTGTGTCTTTTAGTGAAGATACAGAATTGATGTTGAAAggctgtgtgtgtttcagtgatgtgGTGCTACTCTGTAAAACTGAGACTCCAAATAACAACTTGATTGTATTCACATATTATAGAATTATATCTGGAGTTCtgattttaaaatgtgatttcACCGCATACACTTCAtggacagaaagaaaggacaaaatgggaaaagaacataaatga